From Puniceicoccaceae bacterium, a single genomic window includes:
- a CDS encoding RimK family protein yields the protein MQKSLIVVDDLKLWRPYYPSEMVVSFRDYLELKGETLQQTQRVINLCNCGKYLGQGYYCSLLAEARGHRVMPTVNAINDLRSRQLYLIALGELKDLRLPAPQPQGDATIAFKIYFGTCGIESLRTLSRRMFERVNFPILEAVLQYRDGWNLRSLNAIALDELSDTEQSEFAEALERYSQGIWRKGRQPKHARWQMAILVNPEEKMPPSDPAAIKRFVKAGAKLGIEAELISPKDMNRLSEFDALFIRETTEINHHTYRFARRAQLEGLVVIDDPISILRCCNKVYLTDAFKRSRVPTLASRIIQSKDRKVVESLEQDFSYPIILKIPNGSFSRGVCKVKNRSELKATLKELFQQSALLLAQEYLYTEFDWRVGVLNHKPLYANRYYMAKDHWQIYEHGNGAVKSGAWDSLPTFEVPKVVLDAAVRAANLIGDGLYGIDLKQSGNSAYVIEVNDNPSIDHEVEDAYIGDELYMQIMGEFARRLETRGK from the coding sequence ATGCAAAAATCCCTGATCGTCGTTGATGATCTCAAGCTCTGGAGGCCCTACTATCCATCCGAGATGGTCGTCAGTTTCCGGGATTACCTCGAACTCAAGGGGGAAACCCTTCAACAGACCCAGCGCGTCATCAACCTGTGCAACTGCGGAAAATACCTCGGCCAGGGCTACTATTGCTCCCTGCTCGCCGAGGCGCGCGGACATCGCGTCATGCCCACCGTAAACGCGATCAACGACCTGCGCTCCCGCCAACTGTATCTGATCGCGCTGGGCGAACTGAAGGATCTGCGCCTGCCCGCCCCCCAACCCCAGGGTGATGCCACCATTGCCTTCAAAATCTATTTTGGCACCTGCGGCATCGAATCCCTGCGCACGCTCAGTCGCCGCATGTTCGAGCGCGTTAATTTTCCCATCCTCGAAGCGGTGCTGCAATACCGTGACGGATGGAATCTGCGCAGTCTGAACGCCATCGCACTCGATGAACTCTCGGATACGGAGCAGAGCGAATTTGCGGAAGCCCTGGAGCGCTACAGTCAGGGCATCTGGCGAAAGGGTCGCCAACCCAAACATGCGCGCTGGCAGATGGCGATTCTGGTCAATCCCGAGGAAAAAATGCCGCCGTCAGATCCCGCAGCGATCAAGCGCTTTGTCAAGGCCGGCGCGAAGCTCGGTATCGAGGCCGAACTGATCTCCCCGAAGGACATGAACCGCCTCAGCGAGTTCGACGCGCTCTTCATCCGCGAGACCACCGAAATCAATCACCACACCTATCGCTTCGCACGCCGGGCACAGCTGGAAGGCCTCGTTGTGATCGACGACCCCATTTCCATCCTGCGTTGCTGCAACAAGGTCTATCTGACCGACGCCTTCAAACGCAGTCGGGTGCCCACGCTCGCCAGTCGCATCATCCAATCCAAGGATCGCAAGGTAGTCGAGAGCCTGGAACAGGACTTTAGCTATCCGATCATCCTGAAAATCCCCAACGGCTCCTTCTCCAGGGGCGTGTGCAAGGTGAAAAACCGCAGCGAACTCAAGGCGACGCTCAAGGAATTGTTCCAGCAGAGCGCGCTGCTGCTCGCCCAGGAGTATCTTTACACTGAGTTCGACTGGCGTGTCGGTGTGCTCAACCACAAACCGCTCTACGCCAATCGCTACTACATGGCCAAGGACCACTGGCAAATCTATGAGCATGGAAACGGTGCAGTGAAATCCGGCGCATGGGACTCCCTTCCCACGTTTGAGGTGCCCAAGGTCGTGCTCGATGCTGCCGTTCGCGCCGCCAATCTGATCGGTGACGGGTTATACGGCATTGATCTCAAACAGAGCGGCAACAGTGCCTATGTGATTGAGGTTAATGATAACCCGAGCATCGACCATGAGGTCGAAGATGCCTACATCGGGGATGAACTCTACATGCAGATCATGGGAGAGTTTGCACGTCGTCTCGAAACCCGTGGAAAATAA
- the cls gene encoding cardiolipin synthase, with amino-acid sequence MILQLLLGIVTLLSWLSIFHVLQSDRKPEVTIGWVLALFFITPLALPAYWVFGFRRYRGYTQTLRRTIAINQDYVQGFFDNLSRHREEDCPAFDGLQSLTPFPLTRDNHIELLIDGPATYQAIFHAISQAKHYVLVQYFIIETGETGDAFFELLLQKAREGVKVYLLHDYFGSRHMHHRYVQKCEAAGIRMRPFRSPRIHRSLYHINFRNHRKIVVVDGQYAFTGGLNIGDKYLGRSAGLRHWRDTHLKLTGPVAFELQASFISDWLWTTGNLIKDLSWSRQDPTPLGTQTAAIFPTGPADARPVCILKLVALIQEARERLWIATPYLIPDEAIMVALEAAVRRGVEVRILTTGAVDHYIVFAAGWYYAEQLRRAGVRIYRYNDGFMHQKVLLVDQKLASVGTVNLDPRSYSLNFEVSLISPDSQTIRRVEAMLTEDFESATENLWEWKEIGAVRRTTARFLRLFSPLI; translated from the coding sequence CGCTCGCACTGCCAGCTTACTGGGTCTTCGGATTTCGTCGCTATCGCGGATACACGCAAACCCTGCGACGCACCATTGCGATCAATCAAGACTACGTGCAAGGGTTTTTTGACAATCTTTCCCGCCACAGGGAGGAAGACTGCCCCGCATTTGATGGCCTGCAATCCCTGACCCCCTTCCCGCTGACACGCGACAACCACATCGAACTGCTCATCGATGGTCCGGCGACCTATCAGGCCATCTTTCATGCCATCAGCCAGGCCAAGCACTACGTCCTGGTGCAGTATTTCATCATCGAAACCGGCGAAACCGGCGATGCCTTTTTTGAATTGCTGCTGCAAAAGGCGCGAGAAGGCGTGAAGGTCTACCTGCTGCATGATTATTTTGGCAGTCGTCACATGCACCATCGATATGTGCAGAAATGCGAAGCTGCAGGGATTCGCATGCGCCCGTTTCGCAGCCCGCGCATCCATCGTTCGCTCTACCACATCAACTTTCGCAACCATCGCAAAATCGTGGTCGTCGATGGCCAATATGCATTCACGGGTGGACTGAATATCGGTGATAAATACCTGGGACGCAGTGCAGGTCTGCGGCACTGGCGCGACACCCATCTCAAACTCACAGGCCCTGTCGCATTCGAACTGCAGGCCTCCTTCATTTCGGACTGGCTCTGGACTACCGGAAACCTCATCAAGGACTTGAGCTGGAGCCGACAGGACCCCACTCCGCTTGGAACACAAACTGCCGCCATTTTTCCCACAGGCCCGGCAGATGCGCGCCCAGTCTGCATCCTCAAGCTGGTTGCACTGATCCAGGAGGCACGCGAACGCCTGTGGATTGCCACACCCTACCTGATCCCCGATGAAGCCATCATGGTGGCGCTCGAAGCCGCCGTGCGCCGCGGAGTGGAGGTGCGCATCCTCACGACAGGAGCCGTCGACCACTACATTGTATTTGCCGCAGGCTGGTACTATGCGGAACAATTGCGCCGGGCTGGCGTGCGCATCTATCGCTACAACGACGGATTCATGCACCAAAAGGTTTTGCTGGTCGACCAAAAGCTCGCGTCCGTAGGCACGGTCAATCTCGATCCACGAAGCTACAGCCTCAACTTCGAAGTCTCTCTGATCAGTCCCGACTCCCAAACCATCAGGCGCGTCGAAGCCATGCTTACCGAAGATTTTGAATCCGCGACCGAAAATCTCTGGGAATGGAAGGAAATTGGCGCCGTGCGTCGCACCACTGCCCGCTTCCTGCGTCTGTTCTCTCCCCTGATCTAA
- a CDS encoding methylated-DNA--[protein]-cysteine S-methyltransferase gives MKGTVSMEDSRLPPEAEMYQALLDKDSRYEGIFVAAIKTTGIFCRPSCSARKPLRQHVEYFATAREALAHGYRSCRRCHPMEPLGSTPSWIRELLEAIRAEPGGIYRDADLRHRGLDPVRVRRWFKTQHGMTFQAYLRCLRINRAFGQIRHKDPVIHTAYDNGFDSLSAFNEAFRNITGFKPSQSGSRSLVTVTRILSPLGPLLCGATDEGICLLEFTDRRMLQTQILRLRKAIGAEFLPGEHPLLDQLSEQLAAYFEGKRKNFDIPLQLAGTPFQEQVWKELLTIPYGQTRSYQEQAAAIGNLAAIRAVARANGDNRISILIPCHRVIGKDGSLTGYGGGLWRKQFLLKLEGSSDPSGQLQMPV, from the coding sequence ATGAAAGGCACCGTATCGATGGAGGATTCCCGTTTGCCACCGGAAGCAGAAATGTACCAGGCCCTACTGGACAAGGATAGCCGGTATGAGGGCATCTTTGTGGCTGCGATCAAAACCACTGGCATCTTCTGCCGACCCTCGTGCAGTGCCCGCAAACCACTGCGTCAGCATGTGGAGTATTTTGCCACTGCGCGAGAAGCGCTTGCCCATGGTTACCGCTCGTGTCGCCGCTGTCACCCGATGGAGCCACTGGGCAGCACACCGAGCTGGATTCGGGAGTTGCTGGAAGCGATCCGTGCCGAACCTGGCGGAATCTATCGGGATGCGGATCTGCGTCACCGTGGCCTTGACCCGGTGCGGGTTCGGCGTTGGTTTAAGACTCAGCATGGCATGACCTTTCAAGCCTACCTGCGCTGCCTTCGCATCAACCGCGCTTTTGGGCAAATTCGACACAAGGATCCTGTGATTCACACTGCATACGACAATGGATTTGATTCGCTGAGTGCCTTTAATGAGGCCTTTCGCAACATCACTGGCTTCAAGCCATCCCAGAGTGGCAGCCGCAGTCTGGTGACCGTCACCCGCATTCTTTCGCCGCTCGGACCGCTCCTGTGTGGCGCGACCGACGAAGGCATCTGCCTGCTGGAGTTCACCGACCGACGCATGCTGCAGACACAGATCCTGCGCCTACGCAAGGCCATCGGAGCGGAGTTTTTGCCTGGGGAACATCCGCTTCTGGATCAGCTGTCGGAGCAACTGGCAGCCTATTTTGAGGGCAAGCGGAAGAATTTTGACATTCCTCTGCAGCTGGCGGGAACTCCCTTCCAGGAGCAAGTGTGGAAGGAATTGCTCACCATCCCCTATGGGCAGACCCGCTCCTATCAGGAACAGGCTGCTGCAATCGGCAACCTGGCTGCCATCCGTGCCGTCGCGCGAGCGAACGGTGACAACCGCATCTCCATCCTCATCCCCTGTCATCGCGTCATCGGCAAAGACGGCAGCCTCACTGGCTACGGCGGTGGACTCTGGCGCAAGCAGTTCCTGCTCAAACTTGAGGGCAGCTCCGACCCCTCCGGACAACTGCAAATGCCTGTCTGA
- a CDS encoding BrnT family toxin: MFWKDSKAIGFPANSESEPRFAIIRKISSKFWVGFYTLREGKIRIISVRRARKGEKILYEG; the protein is encoded by the coding sequence ATGTTTTGGAAAGATTCAAAGGCAATCGGTTTTCCAGCGAATTCAGAAAGTGAGCCTAGATTTGCGATTATTCGAAAAATTTCCAGCAAGTTTTGGGTTGGCTTTTACACCCTCAGAGAAGGAAAAATAAGAATTATCTCGGTTAGGCGAGCGAGGAAGGGAGAGAAGATACTCTATGAAGGCTGA
- a CDS encoding Gfo/Idh/MocA family oxidoreductase, with product MNPDATLPNRRRFLKTAVGFAGATVLASSMAPLTAIAAANRRKLGFALVGLGSYSTGQLGPSLKETHNCYLAGIVTGTPAKAERWAREYDIAQRNIYNYENFDTIVDNDEIDVVYVVLPNSMHAEYSIRALRAGKHVICEKPMGLTAAECEQMIAVAEENRRLLAVGYRMPYDPYFIEMKRLSQSGEMGPVNYLESALGYSYTPQLGSWKLKKSMGGGSLYNLGVYPIQNVRHAKGSEPIAVTAQASTKRPEYFSEFPEMYTWQLEWEDGTLASCYTGPNARIDRLFVGCRDGWINFEPATAYSGQACRTSRGDFNFPQVNQQRLQMEDFARCVIEGTPSKVGAHEGLQDARIIDAIHESIRTGRKVMLG from the coding sequence ATGAATCCAGATGCCACACTGCCCAACCGTCGCCGATTTCTCAAAACCGCAGTGGGATTTGCGGGAGCCACCGTGCTTGCCAGCTCCATGGCCCCGCTGACTGCCATTGCCGCTGCAAACCGCCGCAAACTGGGATTTGCACTGGTCGGACTGGGGAGCTACAGCACGGGGCAACTGGGGCCGTCGTTGAAAGAAACCCACAACTGCTATCTCGCAGGCATCGTGACGGGAACTCCGGCCAAGGCGGAGCGATGGGCGCGGGAGTATGACATCGCGCAGCGCAATATCTACAACTACGAGAATTTTGATACCATCGTGGACAATGATGAGATCGATGTCGTCTACGTCGTGCTGCCGAACAGCATGCATGCGGAGTATTCGATCCGCGCACTGCGCGCTGGAAAGCATGTGATCTGCGAAAAACCCATGGGGCTGACGGCGGCGGAATGTGAGCAGATGATCGCGGTGGCCGAGGAAAACCGTCGCCTGCTGGCGGTCGGGTATCGCATGCCGTATGATCCCTATTTCATCGAAATGAAGCGACTCTCACAAAGCGGAGAGATGGGGCCAGTTAACTACCTGGAATCGGCACTGGGGTATTCCTACACACCACAACTTGGCAGCTGGAAGCTGAAAAAATCGATGGGTGGTGGCTCCCTTTACAATTTGGGTGTGTATCCGATCCAGAACGTGCGCCATGCCAAGGGCAGTGAACCGATTGCGGTCACGGCACAGGCCAGCACGAAGCGCCCCGAGTATTTTTCGGAATTTCCCGAAATGTACACCTGGCAGTTGGAGTGGGAGGATGGCACGCTCGCGAGCTGCTACACGGGACCGAATGCGCGCATTGACCGCCTGTTTGTAGGGTGCAGGGATGGTTGGATCAATTTCGAACCCGCAACCGCCTACTCGGGCCAAGCGTGCCGCACCTCGCGAGGGGATTTCAATTTCCCCCAGGTCAACCAGCAGCGCCTGCAGATGGAGGACTTTGCGCGCTGTGTGATCGAGGGCACGCCGTCAAAAGTCGGAGCACATGAGGGATTGCAGGATGCGCGCATTATCGATGCGATCCATGAATCGATCCGTACCGGTCGAAAGGTGATGTTGGGGTAA
- a CDS encoding NAD-dependent epimerase/dehydratase family protein, producing the protein MKILVTGANGFVGSHVLESLAKIPGIEVIAACRNPSRLLPAFRSAVRVGDLRDAAYVNHVVEGIDQVVHAAAWSALWGHQCESRELFLNPSLALLEAAKRAGVKRFHFASTLTAAPSALADDAMQLGVERKFWPHEANVVKIENRLRALSDAAFQGVVMRLGFFVGRRYSLGILPILVPKLRARLVPWVGRGMAPLPLVDGRDIAAAFAAATQSSKLGNFESFNIVGPEIPLMREVVEYLHEQHAVPLPMVNVSYPVAYAFAWLMEQVHSILPGDPLLTRSLVHLITPRQLTHQRAAALLGYQPQCHWKETIDLQMQEMKSRSSEKMRMFKPLPKEAI; encoded by the coding sequence ATGAAAATACTTGTTACAGGAGCCAATGGATTTGTGGGCAGTCATGTTCTCGAATCGCTTGCGAAAATTCCAGGGATTGAGGTGATCGCCGCCTGCCGAAATCCTTCGAGACTATTGCCGGCATTTCGATCAGCAGTGCGGGTGGGGGACCTTCGGGATGCTGCTTATGTCAATCATGTGGTGGAAGGGATCGATCAAGTCGTTCATGCTGCGGCCTGGTCTGCACTATGGGGGCATCAGTGCGAATCACGGGAGTTGTTTCTGAATCCTTCGCTTGCATTGCTGGAGGCAGCAAAGAGGGCTGGTGTGAAACGGTTTCATTTTGCGAGCACACTGACCGCAGCACCCAGTGCATTGGCTGATGATGCCATGCAATTGGGAGTGGAGCGAAAATTTTGGCCTCATGAGGCCAATGTGGTGAAAATTGAGAACCGCTTGCGTGCGTTGAGCGATGCTGCATTTCAGGGGGTTGTGATGCGATTGGGATTCTTTGTGGGGCGGCGCTACAGTCTGGGAATTCTTCCCATCCTTGTACCCAAGCTGCGCGCGAGGTTAGTGCCTTGGGTGGGCCGGGGCATGGCGCCCTTGCCGTTGGTGGATGGACGGGATATCGCTGCGGCCTTTGCTGCTGCCACTCAATCGAGCAAACTGGGTAACTTTGAAAGCTTCAACATTGTTGGACCCGAGATTCCCCTGATGCGTGAGGTTGTCGAATACCTGCATGAGCAGCATGCGGTTCCGCTTCCGATGGTGAATGTCTCCTATCCAGTGGCGTATGCGTTTGCATGGCTGATGGAGCAAGTTCACTCGATCCTGCCCGGCGATCCGCTGCTGACCCGTAGCCTTGTGCATCTGATCACACCGCGCCAGCTCACCCATCAGCGCGCTGCAGCATTGTTGGGCTATCAACCGCAATGTCACTGGAAAGAGACGATTGATCTGCAAATGCAGGAAATGAAATCGAGAAGTAGCGAGAAGATGCGCATGTTCAAACCGCTACCCAAGGAGGCGATCTGA
- a CDS encoding GNAT family N-acetyltransferase has translation MENNHQRDACSVRDATPDDLSAILDIEAHSFRGDRFSRRQFRYLMQRALASFVVAVVDRQVRAYAILFTPRRHAVARLYSVAVHPDAQGKGLGKHLLLHHLKLAADLGYPRLRLEVRQDNHTAIALYEKLGFRWFTDKPDYYEDGCAASCYEIQLD, from the coding sequence GTGGAAAATAATCACCAGAGGGATGCCTGCTCGGTGCGGGATGCCACGCCGGACGATCTGTCAGCCATCCTCGACATCGAGGCCCACAGTTTCAGAGGGGATCGCTTTTCACGGCGCCAATTCCGTTACCTGATGCAACGCGCGTTGGCATCCTTCGTGGTGGCAGTTGTCGACAGACAGGTGCGTGCCTATGCCATCCTCTTCACGCCCAGGCGCCATGCCGTAGCCCGACTCTACTCTGTTGCGGTGCACCCGGATGCCCAGGGCAAGGGTCTGGGCAAACACTTGCTGCTCCACCACCTGAAACTCGCTGCCGATCTGGGTTATCCGCGCCTGAGACTGGAGGTACGGCAGGATAATCACACCGCAATCGCGCTCTACGAGAAGCTGGGATTTCGGTGGTTTACGGACAAGCCCGACTATTACGAAGATGGTTGCGCCGCAAGCTGCTATGAAATACAGCTCGATTGA
- the panC gene encoding pantoate--beta-alanine ligase: protein MKVARSLEELKTAVEEYRGAGKRIALVPTMGYLHEGHLGLVDVAREHGDVVILTIFVNPTQFGPTEDLDAYPRDLERDLKLADARGVDLVFCPTSGDMYASDHSTYVMEESASLGLCGASRPGHFKGVLTVCCKLFNLTRCDVAVFGQKDAQQVTLIEKMVRELNMPLRIVRRATEREADGLAMSSRNAYLTAEQRVVAPLLQQALQRGRARIEAGECSVAAVLEHMRELLASEPLLRVDYLEIVDRHTLQPATEAIPGTLLLAGAVFVGKTRLIDNLEV from the coding sequence ATGAAGGTTGCTCGCAGTCTGGAGGAGTTGAAAACCGCAGTGGAGGAGTATCGCGGTGCTGGCAAGCGCATTGCGCTGGTGCCGACCATGGGGTATTTGCATGAGGGGCACTTGGGGTTGGTGGATGTGGCCCGTGAGCACGGGGATGTCGTCATTCTCACCATCTTTGTGAACCCGACCCAGTTTGGTCCGACAGAGGATTTGGATGCTTATCCACGCGATCTTGAGCGGGACTTGAAACTTGCAGATGCGCGAGGGGTGGATTTGGTGTTTTGTCCTACCTCAGGCGACATGTATGCCTCCGACCACTCGACCTATGTGATGGAAGAATCCGCCAGCCTTGGACTGTGCGGTGCGAGTCGTCCGGGTCATTTCAAGGGAGTGCTCACGGTGTGCTGCAAGTTATTCAATCTCACGCGCTGCGACGTTGCGGTCTTTGGGCAAAAGGATGCCCAGCAGGTCACCCTGATTGAAAAGATGGTGCGCGAACTCAACATGCCGCTGCGCATCGTGAGGCGAGCGACCGAGCGGGAAGCTGACGGACTGGCGATGAGTTCGCGCAACGCCTACCTCACGGCGGAACAGCGCGTGGTCGCGCCGCTTCTGCAGCAGGCCCTGCAACGGGGACGTGCACGCATTGAGGCAGGGGAGTGCTCGGTTGCCGCTGTGCTGGAACACATGCGCGAGCTGTTGGCCAGTGAACCCTTGCTGCGGGTGGATTATTTGGAGATTGTGGATCGCCACACACTGCAACCTGCAACAGAAGCTATTCCCGGAACCCTGTTGCTGGCGGGTGCGGTATTTGTCGGGAAAACCCGGCTGATTGACAACCTCGAAGTGTGA
- a CDS encoding helix-turn-helix domain-containing protein: MTDKSQLNRTRIVEVARELIYEQGYAATSLSDVAKKLGIQKGHLSYYFKSKSELMSAVATLKTDQIRSQIEAWSLECGKAYDCLERVIAMMESAAAELAAYGCPIGTLCDELGKGNVELQAEVRDSFDFLLRWMTARFSSFMTPEDALIHAEQLLAMAEGVAVLGHAYRDPQMIQRQANQIRLWLRGVCGDA; the protein is encoded by the coding sequence ATGACAGATAAAAGCCAGTTGAATCGAACTCGCATCGTGGAGGTCGCCCGGGAATTGATCTACGAGCAAGGATATGCGGCTACATCGCTGAGTGATGTGGCGAAGAAACTGGGAATCCAAAAGGGACATCTGTCGTATTATTTCAAGAGCAAATCTGAGTTGATGAGTGCAGTTGCCACCTTAAAGACCGACCAGATTCGATCTCAAATCGAAGCATGGTCGCTCGAATGTGGCAAAGCTTACGACTGTCTGGAACGGGTCATTGCAATGATGGAATCCGCCGCCGCCGAACTGGCAGCATACGGCTGTCCGATCGGAACCCTTTGCGATGAGCTCGGCAAGGGCAACGTGGAGTTGCAGGCTGAAGTGCGGGACAGCTTTGATTTCCTTCTGCGCTGGATGACTGCTCGATTCTCTTCATTCATGACGCCAGAAGATGCGCTCATTCACGCCGAGCAACTCCTGGCAATGGCAGAAGGAGTGGCCGTGCTGGGTCATGCCTATCGCGACCCGCAGATGATCCAAAGGCAGGCCAATCAGATTCGTCTCTGGCTTAGGGGAGTTTGCGGCGATGCCTGA
- a CDS encoding alpha-L-fucosidase — protein sequence MNPSKRPRLLHALLLTALLACNAWGMTPKTESLDDYHTRLNWFAQAQYGMFIHFGLYSQLGGEWKGEQVGGYSEWIQAHKSIPREVYADLIKGFNPTAFDADFIVQTAKQAGMTYLVITAKHHEGFCLWDSEYTEFDVANSPFARRDILAELRKACKQHGIRFGLYYSIIDWHHASQAPRMAQTDAFQRWGQTVMLDGKKQDYITYQTQQVLELIKRYDPAILWFDGDWTDWWTMQDGLRLYATIRKASPDIIVNNRVAKRDHFQLDYVTQEQMHFEDSFPRHWEACYTLNESWGHKKHDHEWKRAETVYAKLKDINQKGGNLLLNVGPDGNGQVQPEAISVLREVGEMLRSHPIQKHVPTTVNP from the coding sequence ATGAATCCATCCAAAAGACCCAGACTCCTGCACGCTCTGCTGCTGACCGCTCTTCTCGCCTGCAACGCCTGGGGCATGACGCCAAAAACAGAATCCCTGGACGATTACCACACACGCCTGAACTGGTTCGCACAGGCCCAATACGGCATGTTCATTCACTTCGGACTTTATTCGCAGTTGGGCGGCGAATGGAAGGGCGAGCAGGTGGGTGGGTATTCCGAGTGGATCCAGGCCCACAAGAGCATTCCGCGCGAAGTTTATGCGGATCTCATCAAAGGGTTTAATCCGACTGCATTTGATGCCGATTTCATCGTGCAAACGGCAAAACAGGCAGGCATGACCTATTTGGTCATCACCGCCAAACACCATGAAGGCTTCTGCCTTTGGGACAGTGAATACACCGAATTTGACGTTGCCAACTCACCGTTCGCACGTCGCGATATTCTCGCCGAACTCAGGAAGGCGTGCAAGCAGCATGGCATCAGGTTCGGTCTCTACTACAGCATTATCGACTGGCATCATGCTTCCCAAGCACCACGAATGGCGCAAACAGATGCGTTTCAGCGCTGGGGCCAAACAGTCATGCTCGACGGGAAGAAGCAGGACTACATCACCTACCAGACCCAGCAGGTTCTCGAGCTGATCAAGCGATACGACCCTGCGATCCTCTGGTTTGACGGTGACTGGACTGACTGGTGGACCATGCAGGACGGACTCCGACTGTACGCCACCATCCGCAAAGCGTCTCCCGACATCATCGTCAACAACCGGGTGGCAAAGCGGGACCACTTTCAGCTGGACTACGTAACCCAGGAGCAGATGCATTTTGAGGACAGCTTTCCCCGGCACTGGGAAGCCTGTTATACCCTGAACGAGTCATGGGGACACAAAAAACATGACCATGAGTGGAAGCGTGCGGAAACGGTCTATGCAAAACTGAAGGACATCAACCAGAAGGGCGGCAACCTGCTATTGAATGTCGGTCCCGATGGGAACGGCCAGGTGCAACCGGAAGCCATCAGCGTGCTGAGAGAGGTCGGGGAAATGCTTCGCTCCCACCCGATCCAAAAGCATGTTCCCACAACCGTAAACCCATGA
- a CDS encoding BrnT family toxin produces the protein MYDWSDEKDQILKQKRGIGFEDIVFHLDQGDLIAVSEHPNKEKYPDQRVMYVRVDDYIYLVPFVQSGRKMFLKTIIPSRKATKKYLEETR, from the coding sequence ATGTATGACTGGTCGGATGAAAAAGATCAGATCCTAAAACAAAAGAGAGGTATTGGTTTTGAGGATATCGTCTTCCATCTCGACCAAGGTGACCTGATTGCGGTTTCGGAACATCCAAATAAGGAAAAATACCCTGATCAGAGGGTCATGTATGTTCGGGTAGACGATTACATTTACTTGGTTCCCTTTGTGCAATCAGGGAGGAAAATGTTCCTGAAGACCATCATACCGAGCAGAAAAGCAACGAAGAAATATCTGGAGGAGACAAGATGA
- a CDS encoding redoxin domain-containing protein, whose amino-acid sequence MSRLVANTSAPKLESLDFLGQPISLSAYQGRVVLLSFYRYASCPLCNMRMAELISSHERLSDQGLSIIAVFQSPASAIARYVGRQDAPFPIIADPEMIHYREWSVETSWSGAAKAAFARLGQVLRAFRGGYLPGAVEGPLHRMPADFLIAPSGIIDLVYYGKDVGDHVPLSLIEERLNILNNGHLRTGA is encoded by the coding sequence ATGTCACGTCTTGTTGCCAACACCAGCGCTCCGAAGCTCGAATCGCTTGATTTTCTCGGCCAGCCTATTTCGTTAAGCGCATATCAGGGTCGAGTTGTATTGCTGAGTTTCTATCGCTATGCATCGTGCCCGCTTTGTAACATGAGAATGGCGGAACTCATTTCTTCGCACGAAAGATTGTCAGACCAAGGACTCTCCATCATTGCGGTGTTTCAGTCGCCCGCATCGGCCATTGCGCGGTACGTCGGACGTCAGGATGCGCCTTTCCCAATCATTGCAGATCCCGAAATGATCCACTATCGTGAATGGAGCGTTGAAACCAGCTGGAGCGGAGCTGCAAAAGCCGCCTTCGCGCGTTTGGGGCAGGTGTTGAGAGCGTTTAGAGGTGGATATCTTCCAGGTGCTGTTGAGGGACCGCTTCATCGCATGCCTGCAGATTTCCTTATCGCTCCATCTGGCATTATCGATTTAGTCTATTATGGAAAGGATGTCGGAGACCATGTGCCTTTGTCGTTGATCGAAGAGCGATTGAACATTCTAAACAATGGGCATTTGCGGACAGGAGCATGA